A region of Selenomonadales bacterium 4137-cl DNA encodes the following proteins:
- a CDS encoding type IV pilus twitching motility protein PilT — translation MESLLREAVARKASDLHITVGIPPVLRINGDLVRTDRPALKPADTAALLAAIAGESQRAVFDERGEVDFSHAIPGLSRFRVNAFRQRGATAIVVRIVAEQVPTLAELGHSDTVAALARKPRGLVLVTGPTGSGKSTTLAAMIDLINRERACHIVTLEDPIEYLHRHDRSIINQREVHADTLSFAAALRAALREDPDVVLVGEMRDPETIATAITAAETGHLVLATLHTGDAAQTIDRIIDAFPPHQQQQIRVQLSLTLQGIIAQQLLPLKDGGGRVAALEILIATPAVRNIIREGKTHQISSVIQTGAKNGMQPMDTALRDLCRRGLISADEALARANDQETLAKLING, via the coding sequence ATGGAATCCCTTCTGCGCGAAGCGGTGGCCCGCAAAGCCTCCGACCTGCATATAACCGTCGGCATCCCGCCCGTCCTCAGGATCAACGGCGACCTCGTCCGCACCGACCGGCCGGCCCTCAAGCCCGCCGACACCGCCGCGCTGCTCGCGGCCATCGCCGGCGAGAGCCAGCGCGCCGTCTTCGACGAGCGGGGCGAAGTCGACTTCTCCCACGCCATCCCCGGCTTGAGCCGTTTTCGCGTAAACGCCTTCCGCCAGCGGGGCGCCACCGCCATCGTCGTCCGCATCGTCGCTGAGCAGGTGCCGACGCTGGCCGAACTGGGCCACTCCGACACCGTCGCCGCCCTCGCCCGCAAGCCGCGCGGCCTGGTGCTCGTCACCGGCCCCACCGGCAGCGGCAAGTCCACCACCCTGGCGGCCATGATCGACCTCATCAACCGCGAGCGGGCCTGCCACATCGTCACCCTCGAAGACCCGATCGAGTACCTCCACCGGCACGACCGCAGCATCATCAACCAGCGCGAGGTCCACGCCGATACCCTGTCCTTCGCCGCCGCGCTGCGGGCGGCCCTCCGCGAGGACCCCGACGTCGTCCTCGTCGGCGAGATGCGCGACCCGGAGACGATCGCCACCGCCATCACCGCCGCCGAGACCGGCCACCTCGTGCTGGCCACCCTTCACACCGGCGACGCCGCCCAGACCATCGACCGCATCATCGACGCCTTCCCGCCTCACCAGCAGCAGCAAATCCGCGTCCAGCTCTCGCTCACCCTCCAGGGCATCATCGCCCAGCAGCTTCTGCCCCTCAAGGACGGCGGCGGCCGGGTGGCGGCCCTCGAGATTCTCATAGCCACCCCGGCGGTGCGCAACATCATCCGCGAAGGCAAAACCCACCAGATATCTTCCGTCATCCAGACAGGCGCCAAAAACGGCATGCAGCCGATGGACACCGCCCTGCGCGACCTCTGCCGCCGCGGCCTGATCAGCGCCGACGAGGCGCTGGCGCGGGCCAACGACCAGGAGACTTTGGCGAAATTAATCAACGGATAG
- the aroC gene encoding chorismate synthase — MLRFLTAGESHGPCLTAVIEGLPAGLPIDLAVVNGDLARRQQGYGRGGRMRIEKDEAEVLSGLRFGRTLGSPLTLAVRNRDWANWQDRMSPTGPAAGEAVTAPRPGHADLAGVQKYGHDDIRNILERASARETAARVAVGAVARQLLSAIGVTVAAHVVAVGGVTAARRPYSAPEIGQLAAASPLFCADKTAETAMIEAVDAAKTRGDTLGGVFEVVASGLPPGVGSHVQWDRRLDAALAAALVSIPAIKGVEIGEGFANAALPGSQAHDEIFFEPGRGYYRRTNRAGGVEGGISTGEDLVVRAVMKPIPTLMAPLASVDIATREATRANTERSDVCAVPAAAVVGEAAVAIVIAGAVLEKFGGDHLGDLFAAVEHYRRRLDGGPR; from the coding sequence ATGCTACGTTTTCTGACCGCCGGCGAATCCCATGGGCCGTGCCTGACGGCCGTGATCGAGGGCTTGCCAGCCGGCCTGCCGATAGACCTGGCCGTCGTAAACGGCGACCTTGCCCGCCGCCAGCAGGGCTATGGCCGCGGCGGCCGCATGCGCATCGAGAAGGACGAGGCCGAGGTGCTGTCCGGCCTGCGCTTCGGGCGCACTCTTGGCAGCCCGTTGACGCTGGCTGTCAGGAATCGCGACTGGGCCAACTGGCAGGACCGCATGTCGCCGACTGGCCCGGCGGCGGGGGAGGCGGTAACCGCGCCGCGCCCCGGCCACGCCGACCTGGCGGGCGTCCAGAAATACGGGCATGACGACATCCGCAACATCCTCGAGCGCGCCAGCGCCCGGGAAACGGCGGCCCGCGTGGCCGTCGGGGCCGTCGCCCGCCAGCTGCTGTCGGCTATCGGCGTAACCGTCGCCGCCCATGTCGTCGCCGTCGGCGGCGTAACCGCCGCGCGGCGCCCGTACTCCGCGCCCGAAATCGGCCAGCTTGCCGCCGCTTCGCCGCTCTTTTGCGCCGACAAAACGGCCGAAACGGCGATGATAGAGGCCGTTGACGCGGCCAAGACGCGCGGCGACACCCTCGGCGGCGTATTCGAGGTTGTGGCTTCGGGCCTGCCGCCCGGCGTTGGCAGCCATGTCCAGTGGGACCGCCGCCTTGACGCGGCGCTCGCCGCCGCCCTCGTATCGATACCGGCTATAAAGGGCGTCGAGATAGGGGAGGGGTTCGCTAACGCCGCCCTGCCCGGCAGCCAGGCGCATGACGAAATCTTTTTCGAGCCCGGCCGCGGTTACTACCGGCGGACCAATCGGGCCGGAGGCGTGGAAGGCGGCATCTCGACCGGCGAAGACCTGGTTGTCCGGGCGGTGATGAAGCCCATTCCGACCCTTATGGCGCCGCTGGCCTCGGTGGACATCGCCACCAGGGAGGCCACCCGCGCCAACACCGAACGCAGCGACGTCTGCGCCGTGCCTGCCGCCGCGGTGGTGGGCGAGGCGGCGGTGGCCATCGTTATCGCCGGGGCGGTGCTGGAAAAATTCGGCGGCGACCATCTGGGCGACCTATTCGCGGCGGTCGAGCATTACCGCCGCCGCCTGGACGGCGGACCGCGATGA
- the aroB gene encoding 3-dehydroquinate synthase, with product MAEVNVNLPGGGYAIYIEPGGLDLLGERISRLNLGDRALVVTDAVVADLYGERALAALRRAGVRAGLAVIPPGEESKSLAAAEGLYTQAIEGGLDRRSPIIAVGGGVVGDLAGFVAATYLRGVPFIQVPTTLLAQVDSSVGGKVAVNHPAGKNLIGAFYQPRLVVADVAVLATLPARELASGLAEVVKYGVIADAAFFAWLGANSEAILARDAGVLGEIVRRSCEIKAAVVEQDEKESHLRMILNFGHTIGHAVEAATGFARYTHGEGVAIGMYGAALLASLLGRCGRETVENVAALLGRFGLPTAARGCRAEDLTAYLARDKKSIGGVVNWVLPDGIGRVTICGDVPDEAVRQVLAAITG from the coding sequence ATGGCCGAAGTTAACGTCAACCTGCCCGGCGGCGGGTACGCAATTTACATCGAGCCCGGCGGTCTCGACCTGCTCGGCGAGCGCATCAGCCGGCTAAACCTCGGCGACCGCGCTCTGGTGGTCACGGACGCCGTTGTCGCCGATCTTTACGGCGAGCGCGCTCTGGCCGCCCTCCGGCGGGCCGGCGTACGCGCCGGTCTGGCCGTAATCCCGCCGGGGGAGGAGTCGAAATCGCTGGCTGCGGCGGAAGGCCTCTACACCCAGGCGATCGAGGGCGGCCTCGACCGCAGGTCGCCGATAATAGCCGTCGGCGGCGGGGTAGTGGGGGATCTGGCCGGGTTCGTGGCCGCCACCTATCTCAGAGGCGTGCCCTTCATCCAGGTGCCGACTACTTTGCTCGCCCAGGTAGATTCCAGCGTCGGCGGCAAGGTGGCCGTCAACCACCCCGCCGGCAAGAACCTCATCGGCGCTTTCTATCAACCGCGCCTGGTCGTGGCCGACGTCGCCGTCCTGGCGACCCTGCCGGCCCGTGAACTGGCCTCCGGCCTGGCGGAAGTGGTCAAATACGGCGTCATCGCCGACGCCGCCTTCTTCGCGTGGCTGGGCGCCAACAGCGAGGCCATCCTGGCGCGCGACGCCGGGGTTTTAGGCGAGATCGTCCGCCGCTCGTGCGAGATCAAGGCGGCGGTCGTCGAGCAGGACGAGAAGGAAAGCCATCTCAGGATGATCCTCAATTTCGGCCATACCATCGGCCACGCCGTTGAGGCGGCCACCGGCTTCGCCCGTTACACCCACGGCGAAGGCGTGGCCATCGGCATGTACGGCGCAGCCCTCCTGGCCAGCCTTCTAGGCCGCTGCGGCCGGGAGACGGTCGAGAACGTCGCCGCCCTTCTCGGGCGCTTCGGCCTGCCGACCGCCGCCCGCGGCTGCCGCGCCGAAGATCTTACAGCCTATCTGGCCAGGGACAAGAAAAGCATCGGCGGTGTCGTCAACTGGGTGCTGCCTGACGGAATCGGCCGCGTGACCATCTGCGGTGACGTGCCGGACGAGGCGGTCAGGCAGGTGCTTGCCGCGATTACCGGGTAG
- a CDS encoding shikimate kinase → MKNIVLIGFMGTGKSSTGRLLAGRLGRPFIDVDRKIERETGLTIGELFAQHGETYFRAREKAAVARVARYRKAVIATGGGVVLDPDNMRRLRAGGVIICLTATVQVILERTGRRSTRPLLARPDREEIVARLLAERAPLYGQADFTLDTSDLTPQLTVEKIIAFLRQEGHIHGRS, encoded by the coding sequence ATGAAGAATATCGTCCTCATCGGCTTCATGGGGACGGGCAAGAGCAGCACCGGCCGCCTGCTGGCCGGCCGCCTCGGCCGCCCCTTTATCGATGTCGACAGAAAAATAGAACGCGAAACCGGTCTTACCATCGGCGAATTATTCGCCCAGCACGGCGAGACGTATTTCCGGGCAAGGGAAAAGGCGGCGGTCGCCCGCGTCGCCCGCTACCGCAAAGCCGTCATCGCCACCGGCGGCGGCGTCGTTCTCGACCCGGACAACATGCGGCGGCTGCGCGCCGGCGGGGTGATAATCTGCCTGACCGCCACGGTCCAGGTCATCCTGGAACGCACGGGACGGAGGAGCACCCGCCCGCTTCTCGCCCGGCCCGACCGCGAGGAAATCGTCGCCCGGCTGCTGGCTGAGCGGGCTCCCCTGTACGGCCAGGCCGATTTCACCCTCGACACCAGCGACCTTACGCCACAACTGACGGTGGAAAAAATAATCGCCTTTCTCAGGCAGGAGGGGCATATTCATGGCCGAAGTTAA
- the pilO gene encoding type 4a pilus biogenesis protein PilO — MAISLPKELSLKHKLMLFALVALLIFAAAWLFLLQPQRLRLAELDGRYRNEKRQVDTIEAHALAHPDPAKHMAELDARRRALDRMLPETPGVSDFLVAVEKAARASGVQIMQVKPAPVVSRNGYHETPLDLLVRGDFFQTVGFLKRLEDAPRFNSVPQLTMDMKPGGGLETKLQVVIYSVKK, encoded by the coding sequence GTGGCAATTTCGCTGCCGAAAGAGCTCTCCCTAAAACATAAGCTGATGCTGTTCGCTCTCGTAGCTCTGCTAATCTTCGCGGCGGCCTGGTTGTTCCTACTCCAGCCCCAGCGGCTCCGCCTGGCCGAGCTCGACGGGCGCTACCGGAACGAAAAGCGGCAGGTGGACACGATCGAGGCTCACGCGCTCGCCCACCCCGACCCCGCCAAGCATATGGCCGAGCTGGACGCCCGGCGGCGGGCGCTCGACCGGATGCTGCCCGAGACCCCCGGCGTCAGCGATTTCCTCGTGGCCGTCGAAAAGGCGGCCCGCGCCAGCGGCGTGCAGATAATGCAAGTCAAGCCGGCTCCGGTCGTAAGCCGGAACGGCTACCACGAGACGCCGCTCGACCTCCTCGTCAGGGGCGACTTCTTCCAGACGGTCGGCTTTTTAAAACGTCTCGAGGACGCGCCGCGCTTTAACTCCGTGCCCCAGTTGACGATGGACATGAAACCGGGAGGCGGGCTGGAGACCAAGCTGCAGGTGGTAATCTACAGCGTCAAAAAGTGA
- a CDS encoding type II secretion system F family protein — protein sequence MSKTFAYRAKDRTGQLFTGSVVAENEAAVAAYIRNQGYFVTQIRPAAEKGDSVLRGLADIFNPVGVKDLAVFCRQFATMVDAGLSLTVSLGVMVDQTHNSRLKAAAKDLLVKVQEGETLSRAMQGHPGVFPAVTVSMVEAGEVGGVLDVVLDRLATHFEKESKLTANVKSALTYPAVIMTFAAAAIIFILIFVLPRFVQLFATMNVALPVPTRALVAFSALLQQYGILLAALLAAIAYGMRLYFRQPRGQRLFDQLMLHVPVMGGLWRKIAVARFSRTLSTLLRGGVPIIAALEVVKKTTGNRLMARAITAAQEGVSEGLGLAATLGTARVFPLMVVQMAAVGEETGEVDKMLEKVADFYENDVDDTVSRLSALLGPILIGTLGVVIGAIIIAILMPLFDVISGIGNVKM from the coding sequence GTGTCAAAGACTTTCGCTTATAGGGCCAAAGACCGCACCGGCCAGCTGTTCACAGGCTCGGTTGTCGCCGAAAACGAGGCGGCCGTGGCGGCATACATACGAAACCAGGGTTACTTCGTCACCCAGATCAGGCCGGCCGCCGAGAAAGGCGACTCCGTCCTCCGGGGGCTTGCCGATATCTTCAACCCCGTAGGCGTCAAGGACCTGGCCGTCTTCTGCCGCCAGTTCGCCACCATGGTCGACGCCGGCCTGTCCCTCACCGTCAGCCTCGGCGTCATGGTCGACCAGACTCATAATTCGCGCCTCAAGGCGGCGGCCAAGGACCTGCTCGTCAAGGTGCAGGAGGGCGAAACCCTTTCCAGGGCCATGCAGGGCCATCCCGGCGTTTTCCCGGCCGTCACTGTCAGCATGGTCGAGGCCGGCGAGGTCGGCGGCGTGCTCGACGTCGTCCTCGACAGGCTCGCCACCCATTTCGAGAAGGAGAGCAAGCTGACCGCCAACGTCAAGTCGGCCCTCACCTACCCGGCGGTGATTATGACCTTCGCTGCTGCGGCGATAATATTTATCTTAATCTTCGTCCTCCCCAGGTTTGTGCAGCTATTCGCTACAATGAACGTGGCTCTGCCGGTTCCGACTCGTGCATTGGTTGCGTTTAGCGCCCTTCTGCAACAGTATGGAATACTACTGGCCGCGTTACTGGCAGCCATAGCCTATGGGATGCGCCTATATTTTCGTCAGCCCCGGGGACAGCGTCTGTTTGACCAGCTTATGCTCCATGTGCCAGTCATGGGTGGTCTGTGGCGCAAGATCGCCGTTGCCCGTTTCAGCCGCACCCTCAGCACACTGCTGCGCGGCGGCGTGCCCATCATCGCCGCCCTGGAGGTCGTCAAGAAGACGACCGGCAATCGCCTTATGGCCCGCGCTATCACCGCCGCTCAGGAAGGCGTGAGCGAGGGTCTTGGCCTGGCTGCCACCCTCGGCACGGCGCGCGTTTTCCCGCTGATGGTCGTGCAGATGGCGGCGGTGGGCGAGGAGACGGGCGAAGTCGACAAGATGCTCGAGAAAGTAGCCGATTTTTACGAAAACGACGTCGACGACACCGTCAGCCGCCTGAGCGCTCTCCTTGGTCCTATACTCATCGGGACGCTGGGAGTGGTTATAGGCGCGATCATCATCGCGATCCTCATGCCGCTCTTTGATGTCATATCAGGTATTGGAAATGTGAAAATGTAA
- the pilM gene encoding type IV pilus assembly protein PilM: MTFMRNILRSLFARQTDNVLGVDVGTSAVKIVQLDRRKGRPLLKAAGVVDLPSGIMENGACRDVKALAALLRQALGTSGADIRDAALAIGVPALFVREISFPPLSPDELREAVKWDSEKYVPFAPETYYYDYAVTGRGTSELELRVMLAAAPREVVDDLLAAAKEAGLRPAAIDAEPLAIYRTLPAAGNALVVDIGAEVSHATIFQDGAPVVARPLPINGQRFTEVVMEAFELGQTEAERLKQRQKGLLFRPGTQGESSTVHRSFELLVTEAAREAMRTIEYYRIQNKEAIIDKAFLTGGGAALDNIVHYFAAQLDVPVVIHDPLAPFDVAGSFDPQYIRSLGGRLGVAVGLALRGGEA, encoded by the coding sequence ATGACATTTATGCGGAACATCCTGCGGTCCCTGTTTGCCCGCCAGACAGATAACGTACTCGGCGTCGACGTCGGCACCAGCGCCGTCAAAATCGTCCAGCTCGACCGCCGCAAGGGCCGGCCCCTGCTGAAGGCCGCCGGCGTCGTGGACCTGCCGTCCGGCATCATGGAGAACGGCGCGTGCCGTGACGTCAAAGCCTTGGCGGCGCTTTTGCGCCAGGCCCTCGGCACCAGCGGGGCCGACATCCGCGACGCGGCGCTGGCCATCGGCGTGCCCGCGCTGTTCGTGCGCGAGATTTCCTTTCCGCCTCTCAGCCCCGATGAACTGCGGGAGGCAGTAAAGTGGGACAGCGAAAAATACGTCCCCTTCGCCCCCGAAACATACTATTACGACTACGCCGTCACCGGCCGCGGCACGAGTGAGCTCGAACTGAGGGTCATGCTCGCCGCCGCGCCCCGCGAGGTCGTCGACGACCTGCTCGCCGCCGCTAAGGAAGCCGGTCTCCGGCCGGCGGCCATCGACGCCGAACCGCTCGCCATCTACCGGACGCTGCCGGCCGCCGGCAATGCCCTGGTGGTAGATATCGGCGCCGAAGTTTCCCACGCCACCATCTTCCAGGACGGCGCCCCGGTGGTGGCCCGCCCCCTGCCCATTAACGGCCAGCGGTTCACCGAGGTGGTCATGGAAGCCTTCGAACTAGGCCAGACGGAGGCCGAGCGCCTCAAGCAGCGCCAGAAGGGCCTGCTTTTCCGCCCAGGCACCCAGGGGGAATCGTCCACCGTCCACCGGAGCTTCGAGCTGCTTGTCACCGAGGCGGCCCGCGAAGCCATGCGCACCATCGAGTACTACCGCATCCAGAACAAGGAGGCCATCATCGATAAGGCCTTTCTTACCGGCGGCGGCGCCGCCTTGGACAACATCGTCCACTATTTCGCCGCCCAGCTCGACGTGCCGGTGGTCATCCACGATCCCCTGGCGCCGTTCGACGTCGCCGGCAGCTTCGACCCCCAGTACATCCGCAGCCTCGGCGGCCGCCTCGGCGTGGCCGTAGGCCTCGCACTGAGGGGAGGGGAAGCATGA
- a CDS encoding PilN domain-containing protein — MIRINLLPPAERRPKWRTGRIFGTLIVLVLGALLGVWGYLQFMLVHTERNLEEAKNRLQLLQPAREAMLAANSRQQGVDAKDGVLIALTRDRTSWYAVLTQLGAKTPPELWYTDLTVDNKGALKLLGMAKSTPDLAAFMRKLEHDDLFADPTLVKAERDILTYATKFEITLKIKGR; from the coding sequence ATGATCCGCATCAACCTGCTGCCGCCGGCCGAGCGTCGGCCCAAATGGCGGACCGGACGGATTTTCGGCACCCTAATAGTCCTGGTCCTCGGCGCGCTGCTGGGGGTCTGGGGATATCTCCAGTTCATGCTCGTCCATACCGAGCGCAACCTGGAGGAGGCTAAAAACCGCCTCCAGCTGCTGCAGCCGGCCCGGGAGGCCATGCTGGCCGCCAACTCCAGGCAGCAGGGCGTCGACGCCAAGGACGGCGTGCTCATCGCCCTCACCCGCGACCGCACCTCCTGGTACGCTGTTCTCACCCAGCTCGGGGCCAAGACGCCCCCGGAGCTTTGGTACACCGACCTGACGGTCGATAATAAAGGCGCTTTGAAGCTGCTCGGGATGGCCAAGAGCACCCCCGACCTGGCCGCCTTCATGCGCAAACTCGAGCATGACGACCTGTTCGCCGACCCGACACTGGTCAAGGCGGAGCGGGACATCCTCACCTATGCCACCAAGTTCGAGATCACCCTCAAGATTAAAGGGAGGTAA
- a CDS encoding GspE/PulE family protein, whose translation MVKNRKKLGDLLVEAGTITQTQLDKALTVQKKTGERLGKTLVNLGYITERGIIEVLEFQLGVPLVDLTAASVGSDVAAVIPAALAERYQVLPLKKEGKKLTLAMVDPTNFYAIDDVRMVTGCEVQPVIAAEREIVQAINETYGVRELVEKAASRIRFDDPLASDIQTADDAPAVSIVNSLISQAVKDRASDIHIEPQDKNLRVRFRIDGVLREVVTFPRHTHASLISRVKIMSEMDIAEKRLPQDGRIKVNEAGRDIDIRVSTLPTILGEKAVLRILDKQTVILDINSLGFSADNLNKYRNLYRQPYGMILVSGPTGSGKTTTLYSTLAAVNVPGKNIITVEDPVEYRLDGVNQVQVNPRAGLTFANGLRSILRQDPNIIMVGEVRDTETADIAVRSALTGHLVLSTAHTNDAPGAITRLIDMEIEPFLAASSVLGVVAQRLVRVVCPECKQQYTPAPDSPERLFLGIGPDEPITLHRGVGCLRCGHSGYRGRVAIHEVMPVTPEMHELIIRRASTGELAALARSQGMTTMREDGIAKAMAGLTTVEEVMRVAYSGL comes from the coding sequence ATGGTGAAAAACCGCAAAAAGCTCGGCGACTTGCTCGTCGAAGCGGGCACGATCACTCAGACCCAGCTCGACAAGGCCCTCACCGTCCAGAAGAAAACCGGCGAACGCCTGGGCAAGACCCTGGTGAACCTCGGTTACATAACCGAGCGTGGAATCATCGAAGTGCTCGAATTCCAGCTCGGCGTCCCCCTCGTCGATCTCACGGCCGCGTCCGTCGGCAGCGACGTCGCCGCCGTCATCCCCGCGGCCCTGGCGGAGCGCTACCAGGTTCTGCCCCTCAAAAAAGAGGGCAAGAAGCTCACCCTGGCGATGGTCGACCCCACTAATTTCTACGCCATCGACGACGTGCGCATGGTCACCGGCTGCGAGGTCCAACCGGTCATCGCCGCCGAACGCGAGATCGTCCAGGCCATCAACGAGACCTACGGCGTGCGCGAACTTGTCGAAAAAGCGGCCAGCCGCATCCGTTTCGACGACCCGCTCGCCAGCGACATCCAGACCGCCGACGACGCCCCGGCGGTGAGCATCGTCAACTCGCTCATCAGCCAGGCGGTCAAGGACCGCGCCAGCGACATCCACATCGAGCCTCAGGACAAAAACCTCCGCGTCCGCTTCCGCATCGACGGCGTGCTGCGCGAGGTGGTCACCTTCCCGCGCCACACCCACGCGTCGCTCATCTCGCGCGTCAAAATAATGAGCGAGATGGATATCGCCGAAAAGCGCCTGCCCCAGGACGGCCGCATCAAGGTCAACGAGGCCGGCCGCGACATCGATATCCGCGTATCCACCCTGCCCACCATCCTCGGCGAGAAAGCCGTCCTCAGGATACTGGACAAGCAGACCGTTATCCTGGATATCAACAGCCTGGGCTTTTCCGCCGATAATCTTAACAAATACCGCAATCTGTACCGCCAGCCGTACGGCATGATCCTCGTTTCCGGGCCGACCGGCTCCGGCAAGACCACGACCCTGTACTCGACCCTCGCCGCCGTCAACGTGCCCGGCAAAAACATCATCACCGTCGAGGACCCGGTCGAATACCGCCTCGACGGCGTCAACCAGGTCCAGGTCAACCCCCGCGCCGGCCTCACCTTCGCCAACGGCCTGCGCTCCATCCTTCGCCAGGACCCGAACATCATCATGGTGGGCGAGGTCCGCGACACCGAAACGGCCGACATCGCCGTCCGCTCCGCCCTCACCGGCCATCTCGTCCTTTCCACCGCCCATACCAACGACGCCCCCGGCGCCATCACCCGCCTCATCGACATGGAGATCGAGCCCTTCCTGGCCGCCTCGTCGGTGCTCGGCGTGGTCGCCCAGCGCCTCGTGCGGGTCGTCTGCCCGGAGTGCAAACAGCAGTACACGCCCGCGCCCGACTCGCCTGAGCGCCTCTTCCTCGGCATCGGCCCCGACGAGCCCATCACCCTCCACCGCGGCGTCGGCTGCCTGCGCTGCGGCCACAGCGGCTACCGCGGACGGGTGGCCATCCACGAAGTTATGCCCGTCACCCCCGAGATGCACGAGCTCATCATCCGCCGGGCTTCCACCGGCGAACTCGCCGCCCTTGCCCGCAGCCAGGGCATGACCACCATGCGCGAGGACGGTATCGCCAAAGCCATGGCCGGGCTGACCACCGTCGAGGAAGTCATGCGCGTGGCGTATAGCGGCTTATAA
- a CDS encoding late competence development ComFB family protein, whose amino-acid sequence MDLVNYMETLVWQHLPEQLANHEGACNCKRCQYDIAALALNFLPPRYVVTDKGQTLAKIKALDQQFYVDIIAALTNAIILVKSRPHHDRGDE is encoded by the coding sequence ATGGATCTTGTCAACTATATGGAAACCCTCGTCTGGCAGCACCTCCCCGAGCAGCTCGCCAACCACGAAGGCGCCTGCAACTGCAAGCGCTGCCAGTACGACATCGCGGCCCTGGCGCTCAACTTTTTGCCGCCCCGCTACGTCGTTACCGACAAGGGCCAGACGCTGGCCAAGATCAAAGCCCTCGACCAGCAGTTCTATGTCGATATCATCGCCGCTCTAACCAACGCCATCATCCTCGTCAAGTCGCGGCCCCACCACGACCGGGGCGATGAATGA
- a CDS encoding prepilin peptidase — protein MFELIIFLLGLAVGSFLNVCAYRLPAGESVVSPPSRCRACGVRLGPVDLIPVLSYILRRGRCRSCGAAFSARYALVEFATGALFVWCFFVFGIGPSLVKALVLTSFLVVITLIDFDHQLIYDKVLIWLAGAGVAINLSFAYLPLWGSSVVLPVGPLDMLLGGLLGGGLLLAIIVVTRGGMGGGDLKFAAALGLWFGWQQTLLALFLAFLAGGFGGGALLLLRIRKRKDLIPFGPFIAIGAFVTLLYGPDLVAWYVRHFLGR, from the coding sequence TTGTTTGAACTTATCATTTTCCTTCTCGGCCTGGCGGTGGGCAGCTTTCTCAATGTCTGCGCCTACCGCCTGCCGGCCGGGGAGTCGGTCGTCAGCCCGCCGTCGCGCTGCCGCGCCTGCGGCGTCCGCCTCGGGCCCGTCGACCTTATCCCCGTCCTCAGCTACATACTCCGCCGCGGCCGCTGCCGGTCGTGCGGCGCTGCCTTCTCCGCCCGCTACGCACTGGTCGAGTTTGCGACCGGCGCGCTGTTCGTGTGGTGTTTCTTTGTTTTCGGTATCGGGCCTTCGCTCGTTAAAGCCCTCGTCCTGACGTCCTTCCTTGTCGTCATCACCCTCATCGACTTCGACCACCAGCTCATCTACGACAAAGTCCTTATATGGCTTGCCGGAGCGGGTGTCGCCATAAACCTTTCCTTCGCCTACTTGCCCCTATGGGGTTCTTCCGTCGTCCTGCCCGTCGGCCCGCTCGACATGCTCCTCGGCGGCCTGCTCGGAGGCGGCCTGCTGCTGGCTATCATCGTCGTCACCCGCGGCGGCATGGGCGGGGGGGATTTAAAGTTCGCCGCCGCGCTCGGCCTGTGGTTCGGCTGGCAGCAAACCCTCCTGGCCCTCTTCCTGGCCTTCCTGGCCGGCGGCTTCGGCGGCGGGGCGCTGCTGCTCCTCAGGATCAGAAAGCGCAAGGACCTCATCCCCTTCGGGCCGTTCATCGCCATCGGCGCGTTCGTCACCCTCCTCTACGGCCCGGACCTCGTCGCCTGGTACGTCCGCCACTTCCTCGGACGGTGA
- a CDS encoding prepilin-type N-terminal cleavage/methylation domain-containing protein translates to MLLNIRGKIKSNKGFTLIELMVVVAIIGLLVAIAIPKFSDASAAARGAKIAADLRTIDSAIQLAIANGGTVAANADYATQTAVTANLASAVTPPVGSYKGPQGSTGTVAASTTYAIIASGSSFRAALGTTLVENL, encoded by the coding sequence ATGTTACTTAATATTCGTGGAAAAATAAAAAGCAACAAAGGTTTTACACTGATTGAGCTTATGGTAGTTGTCGCGATCATTGGCCTGCTTGTAGCTATAGCCATACCTAAATTCTCTGACGCGAGTGCAGCTGCCCGTGGCGCGAAGATTGCCGCCGACCTGAGGACCATTGATTCCGCGATTCAACTTGCTATTGCCAATGGAGGCACCGTAGCTGCAAACGCGGATTACGCAACGCAAACGGCAGTAACCGCAAACCTTGCTTCCGCGGTTACTCCGCCTGTTGGTTCTTACAAAGGGCCTCAGGGATCGACTGGTACGGTAGCTGCCTCAACAACATACGCAATTATTGCCTCAGGTAGTTCCTTTAGAGCTGCGCTTGGCACTACTCTTGTCGAAAATCTTTAG